The Parashewanella spongiae genome has a window encoding:
- a CDS encoding MGMT family protein, giving the protein MYNNEFPLAPIERILFIVAMIPEGKVSSYGKVADLAGLPKRARYVSKALKLADPKKNIPWHRVINSQGKISFIKDSNEYRAQAELLRIEGVEVNQGKIQLSKYEWQPNIASLVLGIPF; this is encoded by the coding sequence ATGTATAACAATGAGTTTCCTTTAGCCCCAATTGAAAGAATACTTTTTATTGTCGCGATGATCCCTGAAGGGAAAGTGAGTAGTTACGGCAAAGTAGCCGACCTCGCAGGATTACCAAAGCGAGCTCGATACGTGTCAAAAGCCTTAAAATTGGCAGATCCGAAAAAAAACATACCTTGGCATAGAGTGATAAACAGCCAAGGCAAAATTTCGTTTATAAAAGACTCAAATGAGTACAGAGCACAAGCTGAATTGTTAAGAATCGAAGGTGTTGAAGTGAACCAAGGTAAAATTCAGCTGTCGAAGTATGAATGGCAACCAAATATCGCTTCTTTAGTTTTAGGCATACCCTTTTGA
- the thrS gene encoding threonine--tRNA ligase, producing the protein MPVITLPDGSKREFAQPVSTYDVAMDIGPGLAKACIAGRVNGDLKDACDIINTDSELSIITAKDDEGVEILRHSCAHLLGHAIKQLWPDAKMAIGPVIDNGFYYDIDLEHKLTQEDIEKLEKRMLQLAKTNYEVVKKVGNWQTARDTFEARGESYKIAILDENISKDDSPALYHHEEYVDMCRGPHVPSMRFCQNFKLMSVAGAYWRGNSDNKMLQRVYGTAWADKKALKSYLNRLEEAAKRDHRKIGKQLDLYHMQEEAPGMVFWHNDGWSIFLELEKFIREKISEYDYQEVKGPLMMDRVLWERSGHWDKYADAMFTTHSEAREYAIKPMNCPGHVQIFNQGLKSYRDLPLRMAEFGCCHRNEPSGSLHGLMRVRGFTQDDAHVFCTEDQVQQEVSNCIEMIYDTYSTFGFNEIIVKLSTRPEKRIGNDDMWERAEAALEKALVANDIVYEILEGEGAFYGPKIEFTLHDCLDRAWQCGTVQLDYALPSRLGATYVAEDNSRQTPVMIHRAVLGSLERFLGVLIEEYAGRFPTWLAPAQVVVMNITDKHADYVEEVVKIFKQQGIRAVKDLRNEKIGFKIREHTLRRVPYLLVVGDQEMENKEIAVRTRDGKDLGKIKIDDFATRIREQISLRSLNLLEE; encoded by the coding sequence ATGCCTGTAATTACACTTCCTGATGGCAGTAAACGTGAGTTCGCTCAACCTGTTTCAACTTATGACGTAGCAATGGATATCGGTCCTGGATTAGCAAAGGCTTGTATTGCTGGTCGAGTTAATGGCGATTTAAAAGATGCTTGCGACATTATTAATACTGACTCTGAATTATCGATTATCACCGCTAAAGACGATGAAGGTGTCGAAATATTACGTCATTCATGTGCACATCTTCTTGGGCATGCGATTAAGCAACTTTGGCCTGACGCTAAAATGGCCATTGGACCAGTGATTGATAATGGCTTTTACTACGATATCGATCTTGAGCATAAATTAACTCAAGAAGACATTGAAAAATTAGAAAAGCGCATGCTTCAATTAGCTAAGACTAACTATGAAGTAGTCAAAAAAGTTGGTAACTGGCAAACCGCTAGAGACACTTTCGAAGCACGTGGTGAGTCGTATAAAATTGCTATTTTAGATGAAAATATTAGCAAAGATGACTCACCGGCTTTATACCATCATGAAGAGTACGTGGATATGTGTCGTGGCCCACACGTGCCAAGTATGCGTTTTTGTCAAAACTTTAAGCTTATGAGTGTTGCAGGTGCCTATTGGCGTGGTAACTCTGATAACAAGATGCTACAGCGTGTTTATGGTACAGCTTGGGCAGATAAAAAAGCCCTTAAATCTTATTTAAACCGCCTAGAAGAAGCTGCAAAACGTGATCATCGTAAAATAGGCAAGCAGCTTGATTTATATCATATGCAAGAAGAAGCACCTGGCATGGTCTTTTGGCACAATGATGGATGGAGTATATTCTTAGAGCTTGAAAAATTTATCCGTGAAAAAATTAGCGAATACGATTATCAAGAAGTAAAGGGTCCATTGATGATGGATCGTGTGCTTTGGGAGCGCTCTGGGCATTGGGATAAATACGCAGATGCAATGTTTACAACACATAGTGAAGCGCGTGAATATGCGATAAAACCAATGAATTGCCCCGGGCATGTTCAAATTTTTAATCAGGGCTTGAAGTCTTATCGTGATTTGCCACTGCGTATGGCTGAATTTGGTTGTTGTCATCGTAATGAGCCTTCTGGTTCATTGCATGGATTGATGCGCGTTCGTGGTTTTACTCAAGATGATGCTCACGTTTTTTGTACTGAAGATCAGGTACAACAAGAAGTAAGTAATTGTATTGAAATGATCTACGATACCTATTCAACATTTGGATTTAATGAAATTATCGTGAAACTTTCTACCCGCCCTGAAAAACGTATTGGTAATGACGATATGTGGGAACGAGCTGAAGCGGCGTTAGAAAAGGCATTAGTTGCAAATGATATAGTCTACGAAATCCTCGAAGGTGAGGGAGCATTTTATGGCCCTAAGATTGAGTTCACATTACATGATTGTTTAGATCGTGCATGGCAGTGTGGCACAGTTCAATTAGACTACGCTTTACCTTCACGTCTTGGTGCCACATACGTTGCTGAAGATAATAGTCGTCAAACACCAGTCATGATTCACCGAGCAGTGCTCGGTTCTTTAGAGCGTTTCTTGGGTGTATTGATTGAAGAATATGCAGGACGATTCCCAACTTGGTTAGCCCCAGCGCAAGTTGTTGTGATGAATATCACTGATAAGCATGCTGATTACGTTGAAGAAGTTGTAAAAATATTCAAACAGCAAGGAATTCGTGCAGTTAAAGACTTGAGAAATGAAAAGATAGGCTTTAAAATACGTGAGCACACTTTACGTCGTGTACCTTATTTATTGGTTGTTGGTGACCAAGAAATGGAAAATAAGGAAATCGCGGTGCGAACCCGAGACGGAAAAGATTTAGGTAAAATAAAGATTGATGATTTTGCCACAAGAATCCGTGAACAAATTTCGCTCCGTAGTCTCAATTTGTTGGAGGAATAG
- a CDS encoding DUF3108 domain-containing protein, producing the protein MSRIVQYLFIITLLILSSSAFATLSPLLPQTAEYRVLYGSIDLGKARYTLDKINDQFNYKFESELSLLVLSDRREVSSEFVVTNDHVNPIRFFHEREGTGSDYQAQLVFLKSQEKVYGKYKHEKLEFNYANDLYDILSVQVQLRLDLANKKEDLNYKIIKSNKISDYQFNIVGTEVININQRNYQTIKLMVERKKKKRQTLIWLAPELAYLPVKLTHSKKGKKQLEVQLLNSSFMTERDELAQSK; encoded by the coding sequence ATGAGTCGCATAGTTCAGTATTTATTTATTATTACACTTTTAATTTTATCCTCTTCAGCATTCGCCACCCTATCTCCGTTATTACCTCAAACTGCAGAATACCGAGTACTGTATGGCAGTATCGACCTTGGAAAAGCGCGCTATACCTTAGACAAAATAAATGATCAGTTTAATTATAAATTTGAAAGTGAATTATCACTACTCGTCCTTTCCGATAGACGAGAAGTGAGTAGCGAATTCGTTGTAACTAACGACCATGTCAATCCGATACGATTTTTTCATGAAAGAGAGGGAACAGGAAGCGACTACCAAGCTCAGCTTGTCTTTCTTAAATCACAAGAAAAAGTATACGGAAAATACAAACATGAAAAGTTAGAGTTTAATTATGCAAATGATTTATACGACATTCTTTCAGTGCAAGTGCAATTGAGGCTCGATTTAGCAAACAAAAAAGAAGATTTAAACTACAAGATTATTAAAAGTAACAAAATTAGCGATTATCAGTTCAACATTGTAGGTACTGAAGTGATAAACATTAATCAAAGAAACTACCAAACGATCAAATTAATGGTCGAAAGAAAAAAGAAAAAGCGCCAAACATTAATATGGTTGGCACCAGAACTCGCTTACTTACCCGTGAAATTAACCCATTCAAAAAAAGGGAAAAAACAACTCGAAGTACAATTACTCAATAGTAGCTTTATGACTGAAAGAGATGAGCTCGCCCAATCTAAATAA
- a CDS encoding class II glutamine amidotransferase, which produces MCELLAMSANVPTDIVFSFTGLVERGGVTGPHVDGWGIAFYEGKGNRIFKDVSPSCDSHIAKLIKSYPIKSEVVISHIRQANSGGVSLENTHPFNRVLWGRNWTYAHNGQLTDYESKFLTHSFKPVGETDSELAFCWIIEQVANKFGEKEPLDMIPVYEYISELADRLRLHGVFNMIISDGMNLMAYCSNNLCYITRRAPFGKAKLKDTDVTIDFDKETTPNDIVTVIATRPLTTNEQWEILSAGDWCLFRLGELISFSHKATIE; this is translated from the coding sequence ATGTGTGAACTCTTGGCTATGAGTGCCAACGTACCTACAGATATTGTTTTTAGTTTTACAGGTTTGGTCGAACGAGGAGGTGTAACTGGGCCACATGTTGATGGCTGGGGAATCGCATTTTATGAAGGGAAGGGAAATCGAATTTTTAAAGATGTTTCACCGAGTTGTGATTCACATATCGCTAAACTGATAAAATCATATCCGATTAAAAGCGAAGTTGTTATAAGTCATATAAGGCAAGCAAATAGTGGTGGTGTTTCTCTTGAAAATACGCACCCTTTTAATCGAGTGCTTTGGGGAAGAAACTGGACTTATGCACATAATGGCCAATTAACTGATTATGAAAGTAAGTTTCTTACCCACTCTTTCAAACCCGTAGGTGAAACAGATAGTGAATTGGCTTTTTGTTGGATTATCGAGCAAGTGGCTAATAAATTTGGTGAAAAAGAGCCGTTAGATATGATTCCAGTATATGAATATATCAGCGAACTAGCAGATAGGCTTCGATTGCATGGCGTATTTAATATGATCATCAGTGATGGTATGAACTTGATGGCATATTGCAGTAACAATCTGTGTTATATCACGAGAAGGGCGCCATTTGGTAAAGCGAAATTGAAAGATACAGATGTCACGATTGATTTCGATAAAGAAACAACACCAAATGACATTGTTACTGTTATTGCAACAAGACCTTTAACTACCAATGAACAATGGGAAATATTGTCGGCCGGTGATTGGTGCTTATTTAGATTGGGCGAGCTCATCTCTTTCAGTCATAAAGCTACTATTGAGTAA